The Rhodobium gokarnense genome includes a region encoding these proteins:
- the def gene encoding peptide deformylase has translation MAKLDIITLPDPRLRLVCEPVKEVDDDIRQLMDDMLETMYDAPGIGLAAIQVAVPKRVIVVDVAGKDEEENPICLANPEILWKSEETKVYQEGCLSIPDYYEDVERPDRIRVKFLGYDNTWQEIEADGVLSVCIQHEIDHLDGGLFIDYLSKLKRDRVVKKFKKYARQDVKFEKVGAA, from the coding sequence ATGGCCAAGCTCGATATCATAACCCTGCCCGATCCCCGCCTCCGCCTGGTTTGCGAACCGGTCAAGGAGGTCGACGATGACATTCGCCAGCTGATGGACGATATGCTGGAGACGATGTACGACGCGCCGGGCATCGGCCTTGCCGCGATCCAGGTCGCCGTGCCGAAGCGGGTGATCGTCGTCGACGTCGCCGGAAAGGACGAGGAGGAGAACCCGATCTGCCTCGCCAATCCGGAAATCCTCTGGAAGTCCGAGGAGACCAAGGTCTACCAGGAAGGCTGCCTGTCGATCCCGGACTATTACGAGGATGTCGAGCGGCCGGACCGCATCCGGGTGAAGTTCCTCGGCTACGACAACACCTGGCAGGAGATCGAGGCCGACGGCGTGCTCTCGGTCTGCATCCAGCACGAGATCGACCATCTCGATGGTGGCCTCTTCATCGACTACCTGTCGAAGCTGAAGCGCGACCGGGTCGTCAAGAAGTTCAAGAAATACGCCCGCCAGGACGTCAAGTTCGAAAAGGTCGGCGCGGCGTAA
- a CDS encoding FitA-like ribbon-helix-helix domain-containing protein, translated as MADLLIRNIDPGLKERLRQRAEAHRRSLSDEVKALLGQQLAPADERKGLGTRIHELFAPLGGVDLELPEDQFPEAPPRFE; from the coding sequence ATGGCCGATCTCCTGATCCGCAATATCGATCCGGGCCTGAAGGAACGACTGCGCCAACGGGCCGAGGCGCACCGGCGCAGCCTTTCCGACGAAGTGAAGGCTCTGTTGGGCCAGCAACTTGCGCCAGCAGATGAGCGCAAGGGGCTGGGTACCCGGATACATGAGCTGTTCGCACCGCTTGGCGGCGTTGATCTGGAGCTTCCCGAGGACCAGTTCCCCGAAGCGCCGCCGCGTTTCGAATGA
- a CDS encoding type II toxin-antitoxin system VapC family toxin — protein sequence MILLDTNVVSELMRPAPNRQVVAFIDGHARTHFFLPAPALAELFAGVELLPDGRRKADLRGQLQRVADDLFVGRIAPFDEESARAYGLVIAERTRQGRPISVVDAEIAAIARHTGFAVATRNLGDFVGLGLALIDPFDKPA from the coding sequence ATGATCCTGCTCGATACCAACGTGGTGTCGGAACTGATGCGTCCGGCACCGAACCGGCAGGTCGTCGCGTTCATTGATGGCCATGCAAGGACGCACTTTTTCCTCCCGGCGCCTGCGCTTGCGGAGCTCTTCGCAGGTGTCGAGCTTCTGCCGGACGGGCGCCGCAAGGCAGACCTGCGTGGCCAGCTGCAGCGCGTGGCCGACGACTTATTTGTCGGTCGTATCGCTCCGTTTGATGAGGAAAGTGCGCGTGCCTACGGGCTGGTCATCGCGGAGCGCACGCGCCAGGGTCGACCCATCTCCGTTGTGGATGCCGAGATCGCGGCCATCGCCCGCCACACCGGCTTTGCCGTTGCGACACGAAACCTCGGTGATTTCGTGGGGCTCGGGCTTGCTCTCATCGACCCGTTTGATAAACCGGCCTGA
- the fmt gene encoding methionyl-tRNA formyltransferase produces MPLKIAFMGTPDFSVPTLVEILGQGHEVAAVYTRAPRPAGRGMDERKSPVHEKAEAFGIPVHTPKTLRDEAEQARFADLGVDVAVVVAYGLILPAPVLDAPVHGCLNLHASLLPRWRGAAPINRAIMAGDAATGVMVMRMEEGLDTGPVCMSEEVAITGEMTAGQLHDRLARLGGDLMVRALAALERDALSCTPQGAQGVTYAKKIDKAETRIHWTRTADELHDHVRGLSPFPGAWCEMARGGKTERIKVLRTETAEGTGAPGTLLDDALTIACGDGAIRLLEVQRAGKAAMSAEAFLRGAGLTVGAVLR; encoded by the coding sequence ATGCCTCTCAAGATCGCCTTCATGGGAACGCCGGACTTTTCCGTGCCGACGCTGGTGGAAATCCTCGGCCAGGGCCACGAGGTCGCCGCCGTCTACACGCGCGCCCCGCGCCCGGCCGGTCGCGGCATGGACGAGCGCAAATCCCCGGTGCACGAAAAGGCCGAGGCCTTCGGCATTCCGGTGCACACGCCGAAGACCCTGCGCGATGAGGCCGAGCAGGCGCGCTTTGCCGACCTCGGCGTTGATGTCGCCGTGGTCGTTGCCTATGGCCTGATTCTGCCGGCCCCCGTGCTCGATGCCCCGGTCCATGGCTGCCTCAACCTCCATGCCTCCCTGCTGCCGCGCTGGCGCGGCGCGGCGCCCATCAACCGGGCGATCATGGCCGGCGACGCGGCCACCGGCGTTATGGTCATGCGCATGGAGGAGGGGCTCGACACGGGCCCCGTCTGCATGTCCGAAGAGGTTGCGATCACAGGAGAAATGACGGCCGGCCAGCTTCACGACCGGCTCGCCCGGCTCGGCGGCGACCTCATGGTCCGGGCCTTGGCCGCGCTGGAGCGCGATGCCCTTTCCTGCACGCCGCAGGGCGCGCAAGGCGTCACCTACGCGAAAAAAATCGACAAGGCCGAGACACGTATACACTGGACGCGGACCGCCGATGAGTTGCATGATCACGTCCGTGGCCTCTCGCCATTCCCGGGTGCCTGGTGCGAGATGGCCCGCGGCGGCAAGACGGAGCGCATCAAGGTTCTGCGCACCGAAACCGCCGAGGGGACAGGAGCACCCGGAACGCTGCTTGACGACGCACTGACCATTGCCTGCGGTGACGGAGCCATCCGACTGCTGGAGGTTCAGCGGGCCGGCAAGGCGGCGATGTCGGCGGAGGCCTTCCTGCGTGGTGCCGGTCTGACGGTCGGTGCTGTGCTCCGGTAA
- a CDS encoding GNAT family N-acetyltransferase translates to MTEPADLIVREEHIAERSSVVRLLCDAFGKIDEAQLTEDLHRDGDVLVGLVAEADGDIVGYVLFSRVVIETLEGPVPAVTLAPLAVAEAYRRRGIGAALVEQGLGRLAAKGEDIVFVIGHPDYYRRFGFSSEDARAFRCPWSKEAGDAHMVLSLTSRRLAGKTGSVTYSRGFERFVPAGEASR, encoded by the coding sequence ATGACCGAACCCGCCGATTTGATCGTTCGCGAGGAGCACATCGCGGAGCGGTCGTCCGTTGTTCGCCTTCTGTGCGACGCCTTCGGCAAGATCGATGAAGCCCAACTCACCGAGGACCTGCACCGCGACGGCGACGTCCTGGTCGGTCTCGTCGCCGAGGCCGATGGTGACATCGTCGGCTATGTCCTGTTCTCGCGCGTCGTCATCGAGACCCTGGAAGGCCCGGTGCCCGCCGTGACGCTGGCGCCGCTCGCCGTCGCCGAGGCCTATCGCCGGCGCGGCATCGGCGCCGCGCTCGTCGAACAGGGGCTCGGACGCCTCGCCGCCAAGGGCGAAGACATCGTCTTCGTCATCGGCCACCCGGACTACTACCGGCGCTTCGGCTTTTCGTCGGAAGACGCCAGGGCGTTCCGCTGCCCGTGGTCGAAGGAGGCGGGCGATGCCCACATGGTGCTCTCGCTGACGTCCCGCAGGCTTGCCGGCAAGACCGGCAGCGTCACCTACAGCCGCGGCTTCGAGCGCTTCGTTCCGGCCGGAGAGGCCTCGAGATGA
- the truA gene encoding tRNA pseudouridine(38-40) synthase TruA, giving the protein MPRYKLTVEYDGGPFVGWQRQKNGVSVQEVLEAAVAGFCGETVTVGGAGRTDAGVHALGQVAHVDLAKNWPSDTVRDALNAHLRPHPVAVLSAESVPDDFDARFSATARHYLYRIVNRRAPLTVERGRAWQVTKPLDAERMHAAAQHLVGLHDFTTFRSSECQAKSPVKTLDVLSVERIGETIEIRASARSFMHNQVRSMAGSLAEVGTGRWSPEDMKAALEACDRTRCGPVAPPDGLFLTAVDYE; this is encoded by the coding sequence ATGCCACGCTACAAGCTGACCGTCGAATATGACGGCGGACCGTTTGTCGGCTGGCAGCGGCAAAAGAACGGGGTGAGCGTCCAGGAGGTGCTGGAAGCGGCCGTCGCCGGCTTTTGCGGCGAGACGGTCACCGTCGGCGGAGCAGGGCGCACCGATGCCGGCGTCCACGCCCTCGGCCAGGTCGCCCATGTCGATCTGGCGAAGAACTGGCCGAGCGACACCGTGCGCGACGCCCTCAACGCCCATCTGCGCCCGCATCCCGTGGCGGTGCTTTCGGCCGAGAGCGTTCCAGACGATTTCGACGCAAGGTTTTCCGCCACCGCCCGGCATTATCTCTACCGCATCGTCAACCGCCGCGCGCCGCTGACCGTGGAGCGCGGCCGCGCCTGGCAGGTGACCAAGCCGCTCGACGCGGAGCGCATGCACGCGGCGGCCCAGCACCTCGTCGGCCTGCATGACTTCACCACCTTCCGGTCCAGCGAATGCCAGGCGAAGAGCCCAGTGAAGACGCTGGATGTCCTCAGCGTCGAACGCATCGGCGAGACCATCGAGATACGCGCCTCGGCCCGCTCCTTCATGCACAATCAGGTCCGCTCCATGGCCGGCTCGCTCGCCGAGGTTGGCACCGGCCGCTGGTCGCCTGAGGATATGAAGGCCGCGCTGGAAGCGTGCGACCGCACCCGCTGCGGCCCCGTCGCTCCGCCCGACGGGTTGTTTCTGACGGCGGTGGATTATGAGTAG
- a CDS encoding lytic murein transglycosylase codes for MPGRPTTRRASLALALALAAMAVARPAAASFESCVAGLKRDAVRAGVSPSVASKALDGARYDEKAVRFSGKQPEHKTPIWDYMAFLVDEQRISDGKAMMRKYDRVLRAVQQRYGVDRHVVAAVWGIESNYGRDQGDFYIPHALASLTCVGGRRSSFFREQLIAALKLASQDHLRTDQLYGSWAGAFGQTQFIPTTYRRLAVDGDGDGRRDLINSVPDALASTANFLRKSGWRPGESFLWEVKLPNGYRGPSGRKRTASIATWRKRGLTKVDGRPLGNGGNAGLLLPAGKRGPAFLVFRNFNAIYSYNLAESYALAISHLADRLAGYGPIQTPWPTRDGGLSRAERLELQKLLNRAGFNVGEPDGKVGQATRAGIERAEAHFGMEVTGRAGREIYRRLGGR; via the coding sequence ATGCCCGGCCGACCGACAACCCGACGCGCCAGCCTGGCGCTTGCCCTCGCCCTGGCGGCAATGGCCGTGGCGCGGCCGGCAGCAGCCTCGTTCGAGAGCTGCGTCGCCGGGCTGAAACGCGACGCCGTCCGCGCCGGCGTCAGCCCTTCGGTCGCTTCCAAGGCGCTCGACGGCGCGCGCTACGACGAAAAGGCCGTGCGGTTCTCCGGCAAGCAGCCGGAGCACAAGACGCCGATCTGGGACTATATGGCCTTCCTCGTCGACGAGCAGCGCATCAGCGACGGCAAGGCGATGATGCGGAAATACGACCGGGTGCTGCGGGCAGTGCAGCAGCGCTATGGCGTCGACCGCCACGTGGTCGCCGCGGTCTGGGGCATTGAGAGCAATTACGGCCGCGACCAGGGCGACTTCTATATCCCGCACGCGCTCGCCAGCCTGACCTGCGTCGGCGGGCGGCGCTCAAGCTTCTTCCGCGAGCAGCTCATTGCGGCGCTGAAGCTGGCCAGCCAGGATCACCTGAGGACGGACCAGCTCTACGGCTCCTGGGCCGGCGCCTTCGGCCAGACCCAGTTCATCCCGACCACCTACAGGCGGCTCGCCGTCGACGGCGACGGCGACGGACGGCGCGACCTCATCAACTCCGTGCCCGACGCGCTCGCCTCAACTGCGAATTTCCTGAGGAAATCCGGCTGGCGGCCGGGCGAATCCTTCCTCTGGGAGGTGAAGCTGCCGAACGGCTATCGCGGGCCGTCGGGGCGCAAGCGCACGGCCTCGATCGCCACCTGGCGCAAGCGCGGCCTCACCAAGGTCGACGGGCGCCCGCTCGGCAATGGCGGCAATGCCGGGCTTCTGCTTCCTGCCGGAAAGCGCGGCCCGGCGTTCCTCGTGTTCCGCAACTTCAACGCCATCTATTCCTACAATCTCGCCGAATCCTACGCGCTGGCGATCTCGCACCTCGCCGACCGGCTGGCCGGCTACGGGCCGATCCAGACGCCCTGGCCGACCCGTGACGGCGGCCTGTCGCGGGCGGAGCGGCTGGAGCTGCAAAAGCTCCTCAACCGCGCCGGCTTCAATGTGGGCGAGCCGGACGGCAAGGTCGGCCAGGCCACCCGCGCCGGCATCGAGCGGGCCGAAGCCCATTTCGGCATGGAGGTTACCGGGCGAGCGGGTCGGGAGATTTATCGACGGCTGGGTGGGCGGTAG
- the dapE gene encoding succinyl-diaminopimelate desuccinylase: MTDTAAPTTDPIRLARDLLGCPSVTPEEGGALAYLDEVLSAAGFTVHRMVFSEPGTPDVENLYARIGSGAPHLTFAGHTDVVPVGDAAHWSHDPFAGTIVDGVLYGRGAVDMKGGIAAFLAAALRFLEKNDGFSGSISFLITGDEEGPAVNGTRKLLDWCTARGEAFDAAIVGEPTNPETLGDAIKIGRRGSLSATLTVTGTQGHAAYQHLADNPIPGIVRLIDALIAEPLDGGTEHFQPSNLEVTSIDVGNPAFNVIPAKATARFNIRFNDTWTTESLKAWLTETLDAAAGNSIRYDLAFEPAVSDVFRTEASDLIGTLSDAIAEVIGRRPELSTNGGTSDARFIKDVCPVVEFGLVGQTMHQVDERVPTADLDRLSAIYERFLDGFFAAANGNSR, encoded by the coding sequence ATGACCGATACCGCTGCACCGACGACCGATCCGATCCGCCTTGCCCGTGACTTGCTGGGCTGCCCGTCCGTGACGCCTGAGGAAGGCGGCGCGCTCGCCTATCTGGACGAGGTGCTGTCGGCGGCCGGGTTCACGGTCCACCGGATGGTGTTCTCCGAGCCGGGCACGCCGGACGTGGAAAACCTCTATGCGCGGATCGGCAGCGGTGCGCCGCACCTGACCTTTGCCGGCCACACCGACGTGGTGCCAGTCGGCGATGCGGCGCACTGGAGCCACGATCCGTTTGCCGGAACGATCGTCGACGGGGTGCTCTATGGCCGCGGCGCCGTCGATATGAAGGGCGGCATCGCCGCGTTCCTGGCCGCAGCCCTGCGGTTCCTGGAGAAAAACGACGGCTTTTCCGGCTCGATCTCGTTCCTCATCACCGGCGACGAGGAAGGTCCGGCCGTCAACGGCACGCGCAAGCTCCTGGACTGGTGCACGGCGCGCGGCGAGGCCTTCGATGCGGCGATCGTCGGCGAGCCGACCAATCCGGAAACCCTCGGCGATGCCATCAAGATCGGCCGGCGCGGCAGCCTGTCCGCGACGCTGACCGTCACGGGGACGCAGGGCCACGCCGCCTACCAGCATCTCGCCGACAACCCGATCCCCGGTATCGTCCGTCTGATCGACGCGCTTATCGCCGAGCCGCTCGACGGCGGCACGGAGCATTTCCAGCCCTCGAACCTGGAGGTCACCTCCATCGACGTCGGCAATCCGGCCTTCAACGTCATTCCGGCCAAGGCGACCGCGCGCTTCAACATCCGCTTCAACGACACCTGGACGACGGAAAGCCTGAAGGCCTGGCTGACGGAGACGCTCGATGCGGCTGCCGGCAATAGCATCCGCTACGATCTCGCCTTCGAGCCCGCCGTCAGCGACGTGTTCCGCACCGAGGCGAGCGACCTCATCGGTACCCTTTCCGATGCCATTGCCGAGGTCATCGGCCGGCGGCCGGAGCTTTCCACCAATGGCGGCACATCGGACGCCCGCTTCATCAAGGATGTCTGCCCGGTGGTCGAGTTCGGCCTCGTCGGCCAGACCATGCACCAGGTCGACGAGCGGGTGCCGACCGCCGACCTCGACCGGCTGTCGGCGATCTACGAGCGCTTCCTTGACGGCTTCTTTGCCGCGGCGAACGGAAACAGCCGTTGA
- a CDS encoding calcium:proton antiporter produces the protein MLAAAAVTCGIFLVYGETLFPDLSDPVSLVLLSAWLFAIVLGSALGVVRHAEHVSERLGEPYGTLVLTLAIAAIEVMSITAVMMHGENNPTLVRDTLFSVTMIFMAGMVGIALLLGAIRHREQSFNLQGANAYLGLIVPLAVFSLVLPEFTRSTSGPTLTPAQQFMVGAMAAGLYIVFLFIQTGRHRDYFAQPDVAVEADAGEGHAPPPLLPHVLLLLAYIVPVVFLVEQLARPIDYVIGAFGAPHIVGGVIVAVLVTTPEAIGGVKAALRNRLQISVNVFLGSVLATIGLTVPIMLVVSNLIGLELVLGLQSTEMVLLLLVLVVNVITFSSGRTNLLQGAVHLLLFLAFLFLLFQD, from the coding sequence ATGCTGGCGGCGGCGGCCGTCACCTGCGGCATCTTCCTCGTCTATGGCGAAACCCTCTTTCCGGACCTGTCCGATCCGGTCTCCCTCGTCCTCTTGTCGGCCTGGCTGTTCGCGATCGTCCTCGGCTCCGCCCTCGGCGTCGTCCGCCATGCCGAGCATGTCTCGGAGCGGCTCGGCGAGCCCTACGGCACGCTGGTGCTGACGCTCGCCATCGCCGCCATCGAGGTGATGAGCATCACCGCGGTGATGATGCATGGAGAGAACAACCCGACGCTGGTGCGCGACACGCTCTTTTCCGTCACCATGATCTTCATGGCCGGCATGGTCGGCATCGCGCTGCTCCTCGGCGCCATCCGCCACCGCGAGCAGAGCTTCAACCTGCAGGGCGCCAACGCCTATCTCGGGCTCATCGTGCCGCTCGCCGTGTTCAGCCTCGTGCTGCCCGAATTCACGCGCTCCACCTCCGGCCCGACCCTGACGCCCGCGCAGCAGTTCATGGTCGGCGCGATGGCGGCCGGGCTCTATATCGTCTTCCTCTTCATCCAGACGGGCCGGCACCGGGACTATTTCGCACAGCCCGATGTCGCCGTGGAAGCCGATGCCGGGGAAGGGCATGCGCCGCCGCCGCTGCTGCCGCACGTGCTGCTGCTTCTTGCCTATATCGTGCCGGTCGTCTTCCTCGTCGAACAGCTTGCCCGGCCGATCGACTACGTGATCGGGGCCTTCGGCGCCCCCCACATCGTCGGCGGCGTCATCGTCGCCGTCCTCGTGACGACGCCGGAAGCCATCGGCGGCGTCAAGGCGGCGCTGCGCAACCGGCTGCAGATCTCGGTCAACGTCTTCCTCGGCTCGGTGCTGGCGACAATCGGGCTCACCGTTCCGATCATGCTGGTGGTGTCCAACCTGATCGGCCTTGAGTTGGTGCTCGGCCTGCAGTCGACGGAGATGGTGCTGCTGCTCCTGGTGCTGGTGGTCAACGTCATCACCTTTTCCAGCGGCCGCACCAACCTCCTGCAGGGCGCCGTCCATCTGCTGTTGTTCCTGGCCTTCCTGTTCCTTTTGTTCCAGGACTGA
- a CDS encoding transporter substrate-binding domain-containing protein, whose amino-acid sequence MTVSSSRQFGLLAALAMVLAIAVAGAGAARAQDAGDATTAVQEASKEVRVGYRVSAPFVMRDGDGKLGGMAVQLWEKIAEELGYTVTYNEYPHIPELLKAAETGEIDVAVGGISITEERAKHVDFSQPWFDAGLRVMVDESGTTSFGDIWTGLADAGYLKSYGWLIFIIIVATVGLTLFDRRFDKNFTKSWREGVAESFYSVMLVVTKGTLPSRSKLFGWMGRIFSAFWLVVGIAVFAYITSSVTSVMTSLAIEGGINGPDDLNGHTIAVFTGSIGEEVMRNEGIDTRGYDDVDAAVEALRANDVDAIVADAAVLEYYKREHPGLGLDVVGRIFHPDKFGFALPYKDTSLIFPVTVTLLMLQEDGFVDQLEKQYFGDER is encoded by the coding sequence ATGACCGTTTCTTCTTCCCGACAATTCGGACTTCTCGCCGCTCTCGCCATGGTCCTGGCGATCGCCGTTGCCGGCGCCGGCGCGGCCCGCGCCCAGGACGCCGGCGATGCGACGACGGCCGTTCAGGAGGCCTCCAAGGAGGTCCGCGTCGGCTACCGCGTCAGCGCCCCCTTCGTCATGCGCGACGGCGACGGCAAGCTCGGCGGCATGGCCGTCCAGCTCTGGGAAAAGATCGCCGAAGAGCTCGGCTACACGGTGACCTACAACGAGTATCCGCATATTCCGGAGCTCCTGAAGGCGGCGGAGACCGGCGAGATCGACGTTGCCGTCGGCGGCATCTCGATCACCGAGGAACGCGCCAAGCATGTCGATTTCTCCCAGCCCTGGTTCGATGCCGGGCTCAGGGTGATGGTCGACGAAAGCGGGACGACGTCGTTTGGCGACATCTGGACCGGCCTGGCCGATGCCGGCTACCTGAAATCCTATGGCTGGCTGATCTTCATCATCATCGTCGCGACCGTCGGCCTCACCCTCTTCGACCGCCGCTTCGACAAGAACTTCACCAAGAGCTGGCGCGAAGGCGTCGCGGAAAGCTTCTATTCGGTCATGCTGGTGGTGACCAAGGGAACGCTGCCGAGCCGCTCCAAGCTGTTCGGCTGGATGGGCCGGATCTTCTCCGCCTTCTGGCTGGTCGTCGGCATCGCCGTCTTTGCCTACATCACCTCCTCGGTGACCAGCGTCATGACCAGCCTTGCCATCGAGGGCGGCATCAACGGTCCGGACGACCTCAACGGCCACACCATCGCCGTCTTCACCGGCAGCATCGGCGAGGAGGTGATGCGCAACGAGGGCATCGACACCCGCGGCTATGACGATGTCGATGCCGCGGTCGAGGCGCTGCGCGCAAACGACGTCGACGCCATCGTCGCCGATGCCGCCGTGCTGGAATATTACAAGCGCGAGCATCCCGGGCTCGGCCTCGACGTGGTTGGCCGCATCTTCCATCCCGACAAGTTCGGCTTCGCGCTGCCCTACAAGGACACGTCGCTGATCTTCCCGGTGACCGTCACGCTCTTGATGCTCCAGGAAGACGGCTTCGTCGACCAGCTCGAAAAGCAGTATTTCGGCGACGAAAGGTGA
- a CDS encoding copper chaperone PCu(A)C — MSRLSAILAAATLSLAAATLSPAARADDHAMMMEGGSATIGDLQLTGAWTRATPPAARAGGGYLKITNNGSKTDYLVSGSVDFAERVEIHEMSVINDVMKMRHLEDGLPVPPGETVALEPGSYHVMFMGMTEPLTEGKAVDVTLTFRNAGDVTIKMPVAKVGARSLSGKDGGAMQHDHGQMDMQKSE; from the coding sequence ATGTCCCGACTTTCCGCGATCCTTGCCGCTGCAACGCTCAGCCTTGCCGCCGCGACCCTTTCCCCGGCCGCCCGTGCCGACGATCACGCCATGATGATGGAGGGCGGCTCGGCGACGATCGGCGATCTGCAACTGACCGGCGCCTGGACCCGCGCCACGCCGCCTGCCGCCCGCGCCGGCGGCGGCTATCTGAAGATCACCAACAACGGGTCAAAGACCGACTATCTGGTCTCCGGCTCGGTCGATTTCGCCGAACGGGTGGAGATCCACGAGATGTCGGTGATCAACGACGTCATGAAGATGCGCCACCTGGAAGACGGCCTGCCGGTTCCCCCGGGCGAGACCGTGGCGCTGGAGCCCGGCAGCTACCACGTCATGTTCATGGGCATGACCGAGCCGTTGACCGAAGGCAAGGCGGTCGACGTCACGCTGACCTTCAGGAATGCCGGCGACGTCACCATCAAGATGCCGGTCGCCAAGGTCGGCGCGCGCTCGCTGTCCGGCAAGGACGGCGGCGCGATGCAGCACGACCACGGCCAAATGGACATGCAAAAGAGCGAGTAG
- a CDS encoding DUF805 domain-containing protein, translating to MSTGQGGGLPKMRGVLWLFAGIDGRISREPYWLGMFFLHLITIILLGTAVRYPQTQPMVGAILTFAAIPMVWAEIALMAKRAHDYGLTGFVALLALVPFVNILTEIFLGVMAGEKGPNAYGKRANIPD from the coding sequence ATGAGCACGGGCCAGGGCGGCGGCCTGCCGAAGATGCGCGGCGTCCTTTGGCTGTTCGCCGGCATCGACGGGCGGATTTCGCGCGAGCCCTACTGGCTCGGCATGTTCTTCTTGCACCTGATAACGATCATCTTGCTCGGCACGGCGGTGCGCTACCCGCAGACGCAGCCGATGGTCGGCGCCATCCTCACCTTTGCGGCAATCCCGATGGTCTGGGCGGAAATCGCCCTGATGGCGAAGCGCGCGCATGATTACGGGCTGACGGGCTTCGTGGCGCTGCTCGCCCTGGTGCCCTTCGTCAATATCCTGACGGAGATCTTCCTCGGCGTGATGGCGGGCGAGAAGGGACCGAACGCCTACGGCAAGCGGGCGAACATTCCCGACTGA
- the dapD gene encoding 2,3,4,5-tetrahydropyridine-2,6-dicarboxylate N-succinyltransferase has product MNHLNTDIAALAGIIDAAFDDRETIGTSTRGEVREAVDTALDLLDKGRIRVAEKKDGDWVVNQWAKKAVLLSFRLYPMEVIKGGPGDAAWWDKVPSKFDGWRAMDFENAGFRAVPNCTVRRSAFVAPGVVLMPSFVNLGAYVDEGTMVDTWATVGSCAQIGKNVHLSGGAGIGGVLEPLQAGPTIIEDNCFIGARSEVVEGVIVGEGSVISMGVFIGASTKIVDRDTGEVHMGRVPPYSVVVSGSMPGKPLPNGDPGPSLYCAVIVKHVDEKTRSKTSINELLRD; this is encoded by the coding sequence ATGAATCACCTCAACACGGACATCGCCGCGCTTGCCGGCATCATCGACGCCGCATTCGACGACCGTGAGACGATCGGCACTTCGACCAGGGGCGAGGTGCGCGAGGCCGTCGACACCGCGCTCGACCTCCTCGACAAGGGCCGGATCCGGGTGGCGGAGAAGAAGGACGGCGACTGGGTCGTCAACCAGTGGGCCAAGAAGGCCGTGCTGCTGTCGTTCCGGCTCTACCCCATGGAAGTCATCAAGGGCGGGCCGGGCGATGCCGCCTGGTGGGACAAGGTGCCGTCGAAGTTCGACGGCTGGCGGGCGATGGATTTCGAGAATGCCGGGTTCCGCGCCGTGCCGAACTGCACCGTGCGCCGTTCCGCCTTCGTTGCGCCGGGCGTCGTCCTGATGCCGAGCTTCGTCAATCTCGGCGCCTATGTGGACGAGGGCACCATGGTCGACACCTGGGCGACCGTCGGCTCCTGCGCCCAGATCGGCAAGAACGTGCACCTTTCCGGCGGCGCCGGCATCGGCGGCGTTTTGGAGCCGCTGCAGGCCGGCCCGACCATCATCGAGGACAACTGCTTCATCGGCGCGCGCTCGGAAGTCGTCGAGGGCGTCATCGTCGGCGAGGGCTCGGTGATCTCCATGGGCGTCTTCATCGGCGCCTCGACCAAGATCGTCGACCGCGACACCGGCGAAGTGCATATGGGCCGGGTGCCGCCCTACTCCGTCGTCGTCTCCGGCTCCATGCCCGGCAAGCCGCTGCCGAACGGCGATCCGGGGCCGAGCCTTTACTGCGCCGTCATCGTCAAGCATGTGGACGAGAAGACGCGCTCCAAGACCTCCATCAACGAGCTCTTGCGCGACTGA